In one window of Aceticella autotrophica DNA:
- the dnaG gene encoding DNA primase: protein MSFSKDVIDKVIEENDIIDIISQYVELKKSGKDYKGLCPFHHEKTPSFNVSQEKQLYHCFGCHASGNVITFVMNMENLNFIEAVEYLAEKAGIKINEDNLSGNEYKTKKLKDEIFKANKLAALNFHRRLYSKIGHAALEYLYGRGIDDSTIKKFGLGFSPVNGDEVTEFLRNQGFSQEFLLTAGLSLKSVSRKYHDRFKNRIMFPIIDVKNNVIGFGGRVLDNSLPKYLNTPETPVFKKSKTLYAINYAKKSKEDKFVIVEGYMDAIALHQCGIDFAVASLGTALTSEQGKLIKKYRENVVISYDADEAGVNATLRGLDILEGLNLNVSISTVPKGKDPDEFVRKEGIEAFRKMLQNAEPLIEYKIKMYKKDIDLSRPEDKIKYIKKISSDLSLIKDQVKRDVYISIVSKDVQIPENTVRTEIEQFVNRFSKNNEKSRYTVGKIRHNNKYGSMKKSSSVKYLIALLLFDNKIYEKIKAKLNLHDINDDNLKLILDFIKGKLENGNKVNINDISYLMQDEKMMQEFKDIFEILYNIHLSDKHGEGQGSTISDKLIDDCISNITEMNLKLKISQIKKEISKTSMIGDIAREKELLLQLQKYEKEMLMLKNG from the coding sequence ATGTCCTTTTCAAAAGATGTTATTGATAAAGTAATAGAAGAAAATGATATTATAGATATAATATCGCAATATGTAGAATTAAAAAAGTCTGGAAAGGATTATAAAGGACTTTGTCCTTTTCATCATGAAAAAACACCCTCCTTCAATGTAAGTCAAGAAAAACAATTATATCATTGCTTTGGATGCCATGCAAGCGGAAATGTTATTACCTTTGTAATGAATATGGAAAATTTGAATTTTATTGAAGCCGTTGAGTACTTGGCAGAAAAAGCCGGCATAAAAATCAATGAGGATAATTTATCTGGCAATGAATATAAAACAAAAAAATTAAAAGATGAAATTTTCAAAGCCAATAAATTGGCAGCATTAAATTTTCATAGAAGATTATATTCAAAAATTGGACATGCGGCGTTAGAATACTTATATGGAAGAGGTATTGATGACAGTACAATTAAGAAGTTTGGACTAGGTTTTTCGCCTGTTAACGGTGATGAGGTGACAGAATTTTTAAGGAATCAAGGTTTTTCTCAGGAGTTTTTATTGACTGCGGGATTATCATTGAAAAGTGTCAGCAGGAAGTACCATGATAGATTTAAAAACAGGATAATGTTTCCTATAATTGATGTAAAGAATAATGTAATAGGTTTTGGAGGAAGGGTTTTGGATAATTCGCTTCCCAAATATTTAAATACACCTGAAACACCTGTTTTTAAAAAGAGCAAAACTCTTTATGCTATTAATTATGCTAAAAAGTCAAAGGAGGATAAATTTGTAATTGTTGAAGGATATATGGATGCAATTGCCCTTCATCAGTGTGGAATTGATTTTGCAGTAGCATCGCTGGGTACGGCATTAACAAGTGAACAAGGGAAACTCATAAAAAAATACAGAGAAAATGTTGTGATTTCATATGATGCAGATGAAGCTGGTGTTAATGCAACTTTAAGAGGACTTGATATACTTGAGGGGCTTAATTTAAATGTATCGATATCAACGGTTCCAAAGGGAAAAGACCCAGATGAATTTGTTAGGAAAGAAGGCATTGAAGCTTTTCGAAAGATGCTTCAAAATGCGGAGCCTTTAATTGAATATAAAATTAAAATGTATAAAAAAGATATTGATTTAAGCCGTCCGGAGGATAAGATTAAATATATAAAAAAAATAAGCAGTGATTTATCCTTAATTAAAGACCAAGTAAAGCGTGATGTTTATATTTCAATTGTATCAAAAGATGTGCAAATACCGGAAAATACGGTTAGAACAGAAATCGAGCAATTTGTCAATAGGTTTTCTAAAAATAATGAAAAAAGTAGGTATACAGTTGGCAAGATTAGGCATAATAATAAATACGGTAGTATGAAAAAATCCTCTTCGGTTAAATATTTAATAGCATTGTTGTTATTTGACAATAAGATTTACGAAAAAATAAAAGCGAAACTAAATCTACATGACATAAATGATGATAACTTAAAGCTTATTTTAGATTTTATAAAGGGGAAATTAGAAAATGGCAATAAAGTAAATATCAATGATATAAGTTATCTAATGCAGGACGAAAAAATGATGCAAGAGTTTAAAGATATATTTGAAATACTTTATAATATTCACTTGTCAGACAAACATGGCGAGGGACAGGGAAGTACGATTAGTGATAAATTAATTGATGATTGTATAAGCAATATTACAGAAATGAATTTAAAATTAAAGATATCGCAAATAAAGAAGGAAATTAGTAAAACATCTATGATTGGCGACATAGCAAGAGAAAAAGAATTGCTATTACAATTGCAGAAATATGAAAAGGAGATGCTGATGTTAAAAAATGGCTGA
- a CDS encoding deoxyguanosinetriphosphate triphosphohydrolase codes for MNYREISEDIEYRVLSSYAVKSRETKGRKFPEEKCDIRTEFQRDRDRIIHSKAFRRLSQKTQVFISPEGDHYRTRLTHTLEVSQISQTIARALRLNEDLTEAIALGHDLGHTPFGHSGEQVLNELLAEGFRHNEQSLRVVELLENGGKGLNLTWEVRDGILNHSTSGNPNTLEGKIVQLADKIAYINHDIDDAIRGKIITSDDLPEDLMLILGDTHKKRINTMVKDIIENSLDKPEVTMSSHIYQATYKLRDFMFKRVYIGSKAKSEESKAKNVVKQLFNYFCENIDKMPEEFVNISKLYNNHRAVADYIAGMTDKYAIINYKNIFLPSPWDN; via the coding sequence ATGAATTACAGGGAAATATCTGAAGATATCGAATATAGAGTGCTTTCTTCATATGCTGTAAAAAGCAGAGAAACAAAGGGAAGGAAATTCCCTGAGGAAAAATGCGATATAAGGACAGAATTTCAAAGAGATAGGGACAGAATAATACATTCCAAAGCATTCAGAAGGCTTAGCCAGAAGACACAGGTATTTATTTCGCCGGAGGGTGACCATTATAGAACAAGGTTAACACATACCTTGGAGGTTTCACAGATTTCTCAAACTATTGCAAGGGCGCTGAGATTAAATGAAGATTTAACAGAGGCAATAGCCTTAGGGCATGACCTCGGTCATACGCCTTTTGGTCATTCCGGTGAGCAGGTTTTGAATGAATTGTTGGCAGAAGGCTTCAGACATAATGAACAAAGTTTGAGAGTAGTTGAACTTTTGGAAAATGGCGGTAAGGGTTTAAATTTAACATGGGAAGTTAGGGACGGAATCCTGAATCATTCAACATCAGGCAATCCTAACACACTGGAAGGTAAGATAGTACAATTGGCTGATAAAATAGCATATATTAATCATGATATAGATGATGCAATAAGAGGTAAAATAATAACTTCTGATGATTTGCCGGAAGATTTAATGCTTATACTTGGCGATACTCATAAAAAAAGGATAAATACCATGGTAAAAGATATAATTGAAAATAGTTTAGATAAACCTGAAGTGACTATGAGCAGTCATATTTATCAAGCTACTTATAAATTAAGGGATTTTATGTTTAAAAGGGTTTATATTGGTTCAAAAGCTAAAAGTGAGGAATCGAAGGCAAAAAATGTAGTTAAACAGTTATTTAATTATTTTTGCGAGAATATAGATAAAATGCCTGAAGAATTTGTAAATATTTCAAAATTATATAATAATCACAGAGCTGTTGCTGATTATATTGCAGGTATGACCGATAAATATGCAATAATCAATTATAAGAATATTTTTTTACCATCTCCATGGGATAATTAA
- a CDS encoding tRNA (adenine(22)-N(1))-methyltransferase: MKLSKRLLSIIDKIPQGSKVADIGTDHGYIPVYLKLQGISNYIIASDNRIGSLNKAIKIIEEYNLSEFIFPRLGAGITVLKKGEVDTIIVAGMGGISIAEILDKGKEIQNTVKRFVFQPMKASDYLRKYLFKNEFKIIDEDLVKEQDKYYEVIVAEHGKEEIYDEIYFEVGKKLFEKRHCLLKDFIKYKINKLRKIKEKVFKSVNNEWKIKKTIDKIKKYEVLLHELEVSNNSRNDG; encoded by the coding sequence GTGAAATTGTCAAAAAGGCTTCTATCGATTATCGATAAGATTCCTCAAGGCTCAAAGGTAGCAGATATTGGAACAGATCATGGTTATATACCTGTTTATTTAAAATTACAAGGCATATCAAATTATATTATAGCATCAGATAATCGTATAGGTTCATTGAATAAAGCAATTAAAATAATCGAAGAATATAACCTAAGCGAATTCATATTTCCAAGATTAGGTGCAGGTATTACTGTACTTAAAAAAGGTGAGGTTGATACCATTATTGTTGCAGGAATGGGTGGTATATCAATTGCCGAGATTTTGGATAAGGGGAAAGAGATACAAAATACTGTAAAAAGATTTGTGTTTCAGCCAATGAAGGCATCAGATTATTTAAGGAAATATCTTTTTAAAAATGAATTTAAAATTATTGATGAGGACCTTGTGAAAGAGCAGGATAAATATTATGAAGTAATTGTTGCAGAACATGGTAAAGAGGAAATTTATGATGAAATTTATTTTGAAGTAGGGAAAAAACTTTTTGAAAAGCGGCATTGTTTATTAAAGGATTTTATTAAATATAAAATAAATAAATTGAGAAAAATAAAAGAAAAGGTTTTTAAAAGTGTAAACAATGAATGGAAAATAAAAAAAACCATTGATAAAATAAAAAAATATGAGGTGTTGCTGCATGAGCTTGAAGTGTCAAACAATAGCAGGAATGATGGATAA
- a CDS encoding Nif3-like dinuclear metal center hexameric protein codes for MSLKCQTIAGMMDKLAPRKYAEDWDNVGLIIGNPQKDVSTVLIALDITFDVIREAIEKNVDMIVTHHPVIFKPVKNIRTDNSQGKIIDLLIKNDIAVYTAHTNFDITKSGMNDILCNTLGIYNEEVLDVTYFEEYKKIVVYVPIEYKDIVKNAMCSAGAGFIGNYSDCTYQIIGTGTFKPLEGANPFIGEIGKIENVQEVRIETIVPKKLTNRVISSMLKVHPYEEVAYDIYPLETFYDEYGLGKIGYIKETSLKDLAEQVKSKLKIPILRVVGELNKTINKVAICGGSGGSLISKAAFKGADVLISGDIGYHDAIDASLLGLSVIDAGHFGTEKIAINFIAEYIIDEVQKHELDLNVIKSEEQKDPFIFI; via the coding sequence ATGAGCTTGAAGTGTCAAACAATAGCAGGAATGATGGATAAACTTGCCCCAAGGAAATATGCAGAAGATTGGGACAATGTAGGGCTTATAATTGGAAATCCGCAAAAAGATGTTTCAACTGTTTTAATTGCACTTGATATTACTTTTGATGTTATTAGAGAAGCGATAGAAAAAAATGTTGATATGATTGTTACGCATCATCCTGTTATATTTAAACCGGTAAAAAATATACGTACGGATAATTCACAGGGGAAAATAATAGATTTATTAATAAAAAATGATATAGCGGTATATACGGCACATACTAATTTTGATATAACCAAAAGCGGAATGAATGACATCTTATGCAACACCTTAGGAATTTATAATGAAGAAGTTCTTGATGTTACATATTTTGAAGAATATAAAAAAATTGTTGTATATGTTCCTATTGAATACAAAGATATCGTTAAGAATGCTATGTGTAGTGCAGGCGCAGGTTTTATAGGTAATTACAGTGATTGTACTTATCAAATTATTGGCACAGGAACTTTTAAACCCCTCGAGGGAGCAAATCCATTTATTGGTGAAATAGGAAAAATTGAAAATGTTCAAGAAGTTAGGATAGAAACCATTGTACCCAAGAAACTTACAAATAGGGTTATTAGTTCAATGTTAAAGGTGCATCCCTATGAGGAGGTGGCATATGATATTTATCCTCTTGAAACCTTTTATGATGAATATGGGCTTGGGAAGATTGGATATATAAAGGAGACAAGTCTGAAGGATTTGGCAGAACAGGTTAAATCAAAATTAAAAATACCAATTTTGAGGGTTGTAGGCGAACTAAATAAGACAATAAATAAAGTAGCAATTTGCGGAGGAAGTGGTGGAAGCCTTATATCTAAGGCGGCATTTAAAGGAGCAGATGTTTTGATATCGGGGGATATTGGATATCATGATGCAATCGATGCCTCACTTCTTGGACTTTCGGTAATTGATGCAGGTCATTTTGGTACTGAGAAAATAGCAATTAATTTTATTGCTGAATACATAATAGATGAGGTACAAAAACATGAACTTGATTTAAATGTAATAAAAAGTGAAGAGCAGAAGGACCCATTCATTTTTATATAA
- the rpoD gene encoding RNA polymerase sigma factor RpoD, translated as MSEEEAKNLIKELINKGKKNGMLTYSEIMNSLEDCDLNTDQIEKVYDTFEKLGIEIVGEEPQQIDVAPEEIELDLTIPEGISIEDPVRMYLKEIGKVPLLTPDEEIELAKRIAQGDEEAKKRLSEANLRLVVSIAKRYVGRGMLFLDLIQEGNLGLMKAVEKFDHRKGYKFSTYATWWIRQAITRAIADQARTIRIPVHMVETINKLIRVSRQLLQELGREPTPEEIAEEMDLTVEKVREIMKIAQEPVSLETPIGEEEDSHLGDFIPDEDAPAPAEAAAFTMLKEQLIDVLDSLTPREEKVLKLRFGLEDGRARTLEEVGKEFNVTRERIRQIEAKALRKLRHPSRSKKLKDFFD; from the coding sequence ATGAGTGAAGAAGAAGCAAAAAATTTAATTAAAGAGCTTATAAATAAAGGTAAAAAAAATGGGATGCTCACATATAGTGAAATAATGAACTCACTGGAGGATTGTGATTTAAATACCGATCAAATAGAAAAAGTGTATGATACCTTTGAAAAACTGGGTATTGAGATTGTTGGCGAAGAACCACAGCAGATTGATGTTGCTCCTGAGGAGATAGAGCTTGATTTAACAATACCTGAGGGTATCAGCATTGAAGACCCCGTGAGGATGTATCTTAAAGAAATAGGGAAGGTGCCGCTTTTAACACCTGATGAGGAGATAGAACTTGCAAAAAGGATAGCTCAAGGTGACGAAGAAGCTAAGAAAAGGCTGTCAGAAGCGAATTTAAGGCTTGTTGTGAGTATTGCTAAAAGGTATGTAGGAAGAGGGATGCTTTTCCTTGATTTGATACAGGAAGGTAATCTTGGTCTTATGAAGGCTGTAGAAAAATTTGATCATAGGAAAGGATATAAATTCAGCACATATGCTACCTGGTGGATAAGGCAGGCTATAACACGGGCTATTGCAGACCAAGCCAGAACTATTAGGATACCGGTTCATATGGTGGAAACAATAAATAAACTTATAAGAGTATCAAGGCAACTATTACAGGAATTAGGACGTGAACCGACGCCTGAAGAAATAGCTGAAGAAATGGATTTAACGGTAGAAAAGGTAAGAGAGATAATGAAGATTGCACAAGAACCGGTATCACTGGAAACGCCTATTGGAGAAGAAGAAGACAGTCATCTTGGGGATTTTATTCCTGACGAGGATGCACCTGCACCTGCAGAAGCGGCTGCATTTACAATGTTGAAAGAGCAATTAATAGATGTGCTTGATTCATTGACACCAAGAGAAGAAAAAGTTTTAAAGCTGAGATTTGGTTTAGAGGATGGACGAGCAAGAACCTTAGAGGAAGTTGGGAAAGAATTCAATGTGACAAGAGAACGTATAAGACAAATAGAAGCAAAGGCTCTTCGCAAGTTAAGACACCCTTCTCGATCCAAGAAATTAAAGGATTTTTTTGATTAA